One genomic region from Equus asinus isolate D_3611 breed Donkey chromosome 10, EquAss-T2T_v2, whole genome shotgun sequence encodes:
- the LOC123289416 gene encoding cytochrome P450 4F3 isoform X1, which yields MPQLSLSWLGLGPVAASPWLLLLLVGASWLLAHVLAWTYTFYDIVHRLRCFPQPPKRNWFWGHLGLIRSSEEGLLYTQDLARTYGDVCCWWVGPWHAVIRIFHPTCIKPVLFAPGWAWRGSAHVWLGPHLASKGPPLPRSMAPDGLSLMSAAIAPKDMVFYRFLKPWLGDGLPLSGGDKWSRHRRMLTPAFHFNILKSYVRIFNDSVNIMHAKWKRLASEGSAHLDMFEHISLMTLDSLQKCVFSFDSNCQEKPSEYIAAILELSALVTKRHQQIILHMDFLYHLTTDGRRFRRACRLVHDFTDSVIQERRRTLPDQGLDDLLKAKAKVKTLDFIDVLLLAKDEDGKELSDEDIRAEADTFMFAGHDTTASGLAWVLYNLARHPEHQERCRQEVRELLRDREPKEIEWDDLAQLPFLTMCIKESLRLHPPVTMVSRCCTQDIVLPDGRVIPKGVICLISIFGTHHNPSVWPDPEVYDPFRFDPENTKERSPLAFIPFSAGPRNCIGQTFAMTEMKVVLALTLLRFRVRPAGEEPRRKPELILRAEGGLWLRVEPLSAGPQ from the exons ATGCCGCAGCTGAGCCTGTCCTGGCTGGGACTCGGGCCTGTGGCAGCCTCCCCGTGGCTGCTCCTGTTGCTGGTCGGGgcctcctggctcctggcccaCGTCCTGGCCTGGACCTACACCTTCTATGACATTGTTCACCGCCTGCGATGCTTCCCGCAGCCCCCCAAACGGAACTGGTTTTGGGGTCACCTAGGCCTG ATTCGGAGCTCGGAGGAAGGTCTTCTGTACACACAGGACCTGGCGAGGACCTATGGGGACGTGTGCTGCTGGTGGGTGGGGCCCTGGCATGCAGTCATCCGCATCTTTCACCCCACCTGCATCAAGCCGGTGCTCTTTGCTCCAG GCTGGGCATGGAGGGGGAGTGCACACGTCTGGCTGGGGCCCCACCTTGCCTCAaaaggccctcccctcccccgctccaTGGCCCCTGATGGCTTATCTCTCATGTCAGCTGCCATCGCGCCTAAGGACATGGTCTTCTACAGATTCCTGAAGCCCTGGCTGG GGGATGGGCTCCCGCTGAGTGGCGGTGACAAGTGGAGCAGGCACCGCCGCATGCTGACACCCGCCTTCCACTTCAACATCCTGAAGTCCTACGTGAGGATTTTCAATGACAGTGTGAATATCATGCAT GCCAAGTGGAAGCGCCTGGCCTCGGAGGGCAGTGCCCATCTGGACATGTTTGAGCACATCAGCCTCATGACCCTCGACAGTCTGCAGAAATGTGTCTTCAGTTTCGACAGTAACTGCCAGGA GAAGCCTAGTGAATATATTGCTGCCATCTTGGAGCTCAGTGCCCTTGTGACAAAGCGGCACCAGCAAATCATCCTGCACATGGACTTCCTGTACCACCTCACCACTGATGGACGGCGCTTCCGTAGGGCCTGCCGCCTGGTGCATGACTTCACAGATTCTGTCATCCAGGAGCGGCGTCGCACCCTCCCTGATCAGGGTCTTGATGACCTCCTCAAGGCCAAGGCTAAGGTCAAGACTTTGGACTTCATCGATGTGCTCCTGCTGGCTAAG GATGAAGATGGGAAGGAACTGTCAGATGAGGACATCCGAGCTGAAGCTGACACCTTTATGTTTGCGG GACATGACACCACAGCCAGCGGCCTCGCCTGGGTCCTGTACAACCTCGCGAGGCACCCGGAGCACCAGGAGCGGTGCCGGCAGGAGGTGCGAGAGCTCCTGAGGGACCGCGAGCCTAAAGAGATTGAGTG GGACGACCTGGCCCAGTTGCCCTTCCTGACCATGTGCATCAAGGAGAGTCTGCGGTTGCATCCCCCAGTGACAATGGTCTCCCGCTGCTGCACCCAGGACATTGTGCTCCCGGATGGCCGGGTCATCCCCAAAG GTGTTATCTGCCTCATCAGCATTTTCGGGACCCACCACAACCCATCCGTGTGGCCAGACCCTGAG GTCTATGATCCCTTTCGCTTCGACCCAGAAAACACCAAGGAGAGGTCACCTCTGGCCTTTATTCCCTTCTCAGCGGGGCCCAG GAACTGCATCGGGCAGACGTTCGCCATGACGGAGATGAAGGTGGTCCTGGCGCTCACGCTGCTGCGCTtccgcgtccggccggccgggGAGGAGCCGCGCCGGAAGCCGGAGCTGATCCTGCGCGCCGAGGGCGGACTGTGGCTGCGGGTGGAGCCGCTGAGCGCGGGCCCCCAGTGA
- the LOC123289416 gene encoding cytochrome P450 4F3 isoform X3: protein MPQLSLSWLGLGPVAASPWLLLLLVGASWLLAHVLAWTYTFYDIVHRLRCFPQPPKRNWFWGHLGLIRSSEEGLLYTQDLARTYGDVCCWWVGPWHAVIRIFHPTCIKPVLFAPAAIAPKDMVFYRFLKPWLGDGLPLSGGDKWSRHRRMLTPAFHFNILKSYVRIFNDSVNIMHAKWKRLASEGSAHLDMFEHISLMTLDSLQKCVFSFDSNCQEKPSEYIAAILELSALVTKRHQQIILHMDFLYHLTTDGRRFRRACRLVHDFTDSVIQERRRTLPDQGLDDLLKAKAKVKTLDFIDVLLLAKDEDGKELSDEDIRAEADTFMFAGHDTTASGLAWVLYNLARHPEHQERCRQEVRELLRDREPKEIEWDDLAQLPFLTMCIKESLRLHPPVTMVSRCCTQDIVLPDGRVIPKGVICLISIFGTHHNPSVWPDPEVYDPFRFDPENTKERSPLAFIPFSAGPRNCIGQTFAMTEMKVVLALTLLRFRVRPAGEEPRRKPELILRAEGGLWLRVEPLSAGPQ from the exons ATGCCGCAGCTGAGCCTGTCCTGGCTGGGACTCGGGCCTGTGGCAGCCTCCCCGTGGCTGCTCCTGTTGCTGGTCGGGgcctcctggctcctggcccaCGTCCTGGCCTGGACCTACACCTTCTATGACATTGTTCACCGCCTGCGATGCTTCCCGCAGCCCCCCAAACGGAACTGGTTTTGGGGTCACCTAGGCCTG ATTCGGAGCTCGGAGGAAGGTCTTCTGTACACACAGGACCTGGCGAGGACCTATGGGGACGTGTGCTGCTGGTGGGTGGGGCCCTGGCATGCAGTCATCCGCATCTTTCACCCCACCTGCATCAAGCCGGTGCTCTTTGCTCCAG CTGCCATCGCGCCTAAGGACATGGTCTTCTACAGATTCCTGAAGCCCTGGCTGG GGGATGGGCTCCCGCTGAGTGGCGGTGACAAGTGGAGCAGGCACCGCCGCATGCTGACACCCGCCTTCCACTTCAACATCCTGAAGTCCTACGTGAGGATTTTCAATGACAGTGTGAATATCATGCAT GCCAAGTGGAAGCGCCTGGCCTCGGAGGGCAGTGCCCATCTGGACATGTTTGAGCACATCAGCCTCATGACCCTCGACAGTCTGCAGAAATGTGTCTTCAGTTTCGACAGTAACTGCCAGGA GAAGCCTAGTGAATATATTGCTGCCATCTTGGAGCTCAGTGCCCTTGTGACAAAGCGGCACCAGCAAATCATCCTGCACATGGACTTCCTGTACCACCTCACCACTGATGGACGGCGCTTCCGTAGGGCCTGCCGCCTGGTGCATGACTTCACAGATTCTGTCATCCAGGAGCGGCGTCGCACCCTCCCTGATCAGGGTCTTGATGACCTCCTCAAGGCCAAGGCTAAGGTCAAGACTTTGGACTTCATCGATGTGCTCCTGCTGGCTAAG GATGAAGATGGGAAGGAACTGTCAGATGAGGACATCCGAGCTGAAGCTGACACCTTTATGTTTGCGG GACATGACACCACAGCCAGCGGCCTCGCCTGGGTCCTGTACAACCTCGCGAGGCACCCGGAGCACCAGGAGCGGTGCCGGCAGGAGGTGCGAGAGCTCCTGAGGGACCGCGAGCCTAAAGAGATTGAGTG GGACGACCTGGCCCAGTTGCCCTTCCTGACCATGTGCATCAAGGAGAGTCTGCGGTTGCATCCCCCAGTGACAATGGTCTCCCGCTGCTGCACCCAGGACATTGTGCTCCCGGATGGCCGGGTCATCCCCAAAG GTGTTATCTGCCTCATCAGCATTTTCGGGACCCACCACAACCCATCCGTGTGGCCAGACCCTGAG GTCTATGATCCCTTTCGCTTCGACCCAGAAAACACCAAGGAGAGGTCACCTCTGGCCTTTATTCCCTTCTCAGCGGGGCCCAG GAACTGCATCGGGCAGACGTTCGCCATGACGGAGATGAAGGTGGTCCTGGCGCTCACGCTGCTGCGCTtccgcgtccggccggccgggGAGGAGCCGCGCCGGAAGCCGGAGCTGATCCTGCGCGCCGAGGGCGGACTGTGGCTGCGGGTGGAGCCGCTGAGCGCGGGCCCCCAGTGA
- the LOC123289416 gene encoding cytochrome P450 4F3 isoform X4, with amino-acid sequence MPQLSLSWLGLGPVAASPWLLLLLVGASWLLAHVLAWTYTFYDIVHRLRCFPQPPKRNWFWGHLGLIRSSEEGLLYTQDLARTYGDVCCWWVGPWHAVIRIFHPTCIKPVLFAPAAIAPKDMVFYRFLKPWLGDGLPLSGGDKWSRHRRMLTPAFHFNILKSYVRIFNDSAKWKRLASEGSAHLDMFEHISLMTLDSLQKCVFSFDSNCQEKPSEYIAAILELSALVTKRHQQIILHMDFLYHLTTDGRRFRRACRLVHDFTDSVIQERRRTLPDQGLDDLLKAKAKVKTLDFIDVLLLAKDEDGKELSDEDIRAEADTFMFAGHDTTASGLAWVLYNLARHPEHQERCRQEVRELLRDREPKEIEWDDLAQLPFLTMCIKESLRLHPPVTMVSRCCTQDIVLPDGRVIPKGVICLISIFGTHHNPSVWPDPEVYDPFRFDPENTKERSPLAFIPFSAGPRNCIGQTFAMTEMKVVLALTLLRFRVRPAGEEPRRKPELILRAEGGLWLRVEPLSAGPQ; translated from the exons ATGCCGCAGCTGAGCCTGTCCTGGCTGGGACTCGGGCCTGTGGCAGCCTCCCCGTGGCTGCTCCTGTTGCTGGTCGGGgcctcctggctcctggcccaCGTCCTGGCCTGGACCTACACCTTCTATGACATTGTTCACCGCCTGCGATGCTTCCCGCAGCCCCCCAAACGGAACTGGTTTTGGGGTCACCTAGGCCTG ATTCGGAGCTCGGAGGAAGGTCTTCTGTACACACAGGACCTGGCGAGGACCTATGGGGACGTGTGCTGCTGGTGGGTGGGGCCCTGGCATGCAGTCATCCGCATCTTTCACCCCACCTGCATCAAGCCGGTGCTCTTTGCTCCAG CTGCCATCGCGCCTAAGGACATGGTCTTCTACAGATTCCTGAAGCCCTGGCTGG GGGATGGGCTCCCGCTGAGTGGCGGTGACAAGTGGAGCAGGCACCGCCGCATGCTGACACCCGCCTTCCACTTCAACATCCTGAAGTCCTACGTGAGGATTTTCAATGACAGT GCCAAGTGGAAGCGCCTGGCCTCGGAGGGCAGTGCCCATCTGGACATGTTTGAGCACATCAGCCTCATGACCCTCGACAGTCTGCAGAAATGTGTCTTCAGTTTCGACAGTAACTGCCAGGA GAAGCCTAGTGAATATATTGCTGCCATCTTGGAGCTCAGTGCCCTTGTGACAAAGCGGCACCAGCAAATCATCCTGCACATGGACTTCCTGTACCACCTCACCACTGATGGACGGCGCTTCCGTAGGGCCTGCCGCCTGGTGCATGACTTCACAGATTCTGTCATCCAGGAGCGGCGTCGCACCCTCCCTGATCAGGGTCTTGATGACCTCCTCAAGGCCAAGGCTAAGGTCAAGACTTTGGACTTCATCGATGTGCTCCTGCTGGCTAAG GATGAAGATGGGAAGGAACTGTCAGATGAGGACATCCGAGCTGAAGCTGACACCTTTATGTTTGCGG GACATGACACCACAGCCAGCGGCCTCGCCTGGGTCCTGTACAACCTCGCGAGGCACCCGGAGCACCAGGAGCGGTGCCGGCAGGAGGTGCGAGAGCTCCTGAGGGACCGCGAGCCTAAAGAGATTGAGTG GGACGACCTGGCCCAGTTGCCCTTCCTGACCATGTGCATCAAGGAGAGTCTGCGGTTGCATCCCCCAGTGACAATGGTCTCCCGCTGCTGCACCCAGGACATTGTGCTCCCGGATGGCCGGGTCATCCCCAAAG GTGTTATCTGCCTCATCAGCATTTTCGGGACCCACCACAACCCATCCGTGTGGCCAGACCCTGAG GTCTATGATCCCTTTCGCTTCGACCCAGAAAACACCAAGGAGAGGTCACCTCTGGCCTTTATTCCCTTCTCAGCGGGGCCCAG GAACTGCATCGGGCAGACGTTCGCCATGACGGAGATGAAGGTGGTCCTGGCGCTCACGCTGCTGCGCTtccgcgtccggccggccgggGAGGAGCCGCGCCGGAAGCCGGAGCTGATCCTGCGCGCCGAGGGCGGACTGTGGCTGCGGGTGGAGCCGCTGAGCGCGGGCCCCCAGTGA
- the LOC123289416 gene encoding cytochrome P450 4F3 isoform X2, which yields MPQLSLSWLGLGPVAASPWLLLLLVGASWLLAHVLAWTYTFYDIVHRLRCFPQPPKRNWFWGHLGLIRSSEEGLLYTQDLARTYGDVCCWWVGPWHAVIRIFHPTCIKPVLFAPGWAWRGSAHVWLGPHLASKGPPLPRSMAPDGLSLMSAAIAPKDMVFYRFLKPWLGDGLPLSGGDKWSRHRRMLTPAFHFNILKSYVRIFNDSAKWKRLASEGSAHLDMFEHISLMTLDSLQKCVFSFDSNCQEKPSEYIAAILELSALVTKRHQQIILHMDFLYHLTTDGRRFRRACRLVHDFTDSVIQERRRTLPDQGLDDLLKAKAKVKTLDFIDVLLLAKDEDGKELSDEDIRAEADTFMFAGHDTTASGLAWVLYNLARHPEHQERCRQEVRELLRDREPKEIEWDDLAQLPFLTMCIKESLRLHPPVTMVSRCCTQDIVLPDGRVIPKGVICLISIFGTHHNPSVWPDPEVYDPFRFDPENTKERSPLAFIPFSAGPRNCIGQTFAMTEMKVVLALTLLRFRVRPAGEEPRRKPELILRAEGGLWLRVEPLSAGPQ from the exons ATGCCGCAGCTGAGCCTGTCCTGGCTGGGACTCGGGCCTGTGGCAGCCTCCCCGTGGCTGCTCCTGTTGCTGGTCGGGgcctcctggctcctggcccaCGTCCTGGCCTGGACCTACACCTTCTATGACATTGTTCACCGCCTGCGATGCTTCCCGCAGCCCCCCAAACGGAACTGGTTTTGGGGTCACCTAGGCCTG ATTCGGAGCTCGGAGGAAGGTCTTCTGTACACACAGGACCTGGCGAGGACCTATGGGGACGTGTGCTGCTGGTGGGTGGGGCCCTGGCATGCAGTCATCCGCATCTTTCACCCCACCTGCATCAAGCCGGTGCTCTTTGCTCCAG GCTGGGCATGGAGGGGGAGTGCACACGTCTGGCTGGGGCCCCACCTTGCCTCAaaaggccctcccctcccccgctccaTGGCCCCTGATGGCTTATCTCTCATGTCAGCTGCCATCGCGCCTAAGGACATGGTCTTCTACAGATTCCTGAAGCCCTGGCTGG GGGATGGGCTCCCGCTGAGTGGCGGTGACAAGTGGAGCAGGCACCGCCGCATGCTGACACCCGCCTTCCACTTCAACATCCTGAAGTCCTACGTGAGGATTTTCAATGACAGT GCCAAGTGGAAGCGCCTGGCCTCGGAGGGCAGTGCCCATCTGGACATGTTTGAGCACATCAGCCTCATGACCCTCGACAGTCTGCAGAAATGTGTCTTCAGTTTCGACAGTAACTGCCAGGA GAAGCCTAGTGAATATATTGCTGCCATCTTGGAGCTCAGTGCCCTTGTGACAAAGCGGCACCAGCAAATCATCCTGCACATGGACTTCCTGTACCACCTCACCACTGATGGACGGCGCTTCCGTAGGGCCTGCCGCCTGGTGCATGACTTCACAGATTCTGTCATCCAGGAGCGGCGTCGCACCCTCCCTGATCAGGGTCTTGATGACCTCCTCAAGGCCAAGGCTAAGGTCAAGACTTTGGACTTCATCGATGTGCTCCTGCTGGCTAAG GATGAAGATGGGAAGGAACTGTCAGATGAGGACATCCGAGCTGAAGCTGACACCTTTATGTTTGCGG GACATGACACCACAGCCAGCGGCCTCGCCTGGGTCCTGTACAACCTCGCGAGGCACCCGGAGCACCAGGAGCGGTGCCGGCAGGAGGTGCGAGAGCTCCTGAGGGACCGCGAGCCTAAAGAGATTGAGTG GGACGACCTGGCCCAGTTGCCCTTCCTGACCATGTGCATCAAGGAGAGTCTGCGGTTGCATCCCCCAGTGACAATGGTCTCCCGCTGCTGCACCCAGGACATTGTGCTCCCGGATGGCCGGGTCATCCCCAAAG GTGTTATCTGCCTCATCAGCATTTTCGGGACCCACCACAACCCATCCGTGTGGCCAGACCCTGAG GTCTATGATCCCTTTCGCTTCGACCCAGAAAACACCAAGGAGAGGTCACCTCTGGCCTTTATTCCCTTCTCAGCGGGGCCCAG GAACTGCATCGGGCAGACGTTCGCCATGACGGAGATGAAGGTGGTCCTGGCGCTCACGCTGCTGCGCTtccgcgtccggccggccgggGAGGAGCCGCGCCGGAAGCCGGAGCTGATCCTGCGCGCCGAGGGCGGACTGTGGCTGCGGGTGGAGCCGCTGAGCGCGGGCCCCCAGTGA
- the LOC123289416 gene encoding cytochrome P450 4F3 isoform X6: protein MLPAAPQTELVLGSPRPAAIAPKDMVFYRFLKPWLGDGLPLSGGDKWSRHRRMLTPAFHFNILKSYVRIFNDSVNIMHAKWKRLASEGSAHLDMFEHISLMTLDSLQKCVFSFDSNCQEKPSEYIAAILELSALVTKRHQQIILHMDFLYHLTTDGRRFRRACRLVHDFTDSVIQERRRTLPDQGLDDLLKAKAKVKTLDFIDVLLLAKDEDGKELSDEDIRAEADTFMFAGHDTTASGLAWVLYNLARHPEHQERCRQEVRELLRDREPKEIEWDDLAQLPFLTMCIKESLRLHPPVTMVSRCCTQDIVLPDGRVIPKGVICLISIFGTHHNPSVWPDPEVYDPFRFDPENTKERSPLAFIPFSAGPRNCIGQTFAMTEMKVVLALTLLRFRVRPAGEEPRRKPELILRAEGGLWLRVEPLSAGPQ from the exons ATGCTTCCCGCAGCCCCCCAAACGGAACTGGTTTTGGGGTCACCTAGGCCTG CTGCCATCGCGCCTAAGGACATGGTCTTCTACAGATTCCTGAAGCCCTGGCTGG GGGATGGGCTCCCGCTGAGTGGCGGTGACAAGTGGAGCAGGCACCGCCGCATGCTGACACCCGCCTTCCACTTCAACATCCTGAAGTCCTACGTGAGGATTTTCAATGACAGTGTGAATATCATGCAT GCCAAGTGGAAGCGCCTGGCCTCGGAGGGCAGTGCCCATCTGGACATGTTTGAGCACATCAGCCTCATGACCCTCGACAGTCTGCAGAAATGTGTCTTCAGTTTCGACAGTAACTGCCAGGA GAAGCCTAGTGAATATATTGCTGCCATCTTGGAGCTCAGTGCCCTTGTGACAAAGCGGCACCAGCAAATCATCCTGCACATGGACTTCCTGTACCACCTCACCACTGATGGACGGCGCTTCCGTAGGGCCTGCCGCCTGGTGCATGACTTCACAGATTCTGTCATCCAGGAGCGGCGTCGCACCCTCCCTGATCAGGGTCTTGATGACCTCCTCAAGGCCAAGGCTAAGGTCAAGACTTTGGACTTCATCGATGTGCTCCTGCTGGCTAAG GATGAAGATGGGAAGGAACTGTCAGATGAGGACATCCGAGCTGAAGCTGACACCTTTATGTTTGCGG GACATGACACCACAGCCAGCGGCCTCGCCTGGGTCCTGTACAACCTCGCGAGGCACCCGGAGCACCAGGAGCGGTGCCGGCAGGAGGTGCGAGAGCTCCTGAGGGACCGCGAGCCTAAAGAGATTGAGTG GGACGACCTGGCCCAGTTGCCCTTCCTGACCATGTGCATCAAGGAGAGTCTGCGGTTGCATCCCCCAGTGACAATGGTCTCCCGCTGCTGCACCCAGGACATTGTGCTCCCGGATGGCCGGGTCATCCCCAAAG GTGTTATCTGCCTCATCAGCATTTTCGGGACCCACCACAACCCATCCGTGTGGCCAGACCCTGAG GTCTATGATCCCTTTCGCTTCGACCCAGAAAACACCAAGGAGAGGTCACCTCTGGCCTTTATTCCCTTCTCAGCGGGGCCCAG GAACTGCATCGGGCAGACGTTCGCCATGACGGAGATGAAGGTGGTCCTGGCGCTCACGCTGCTGCGCTtccgcgtccggccggccgggGAGGAGCCGCGCCGGAAGCCGGAGCTGATCCTGCGCGCCGAGGGCGGACTGTGGCTGCGGGTGGAGCCGCTGAGCGCGGGCCCCCAGTGA
- the LOC123289416 gene encoding cytochrome P450 4F2 isoform X7 yields the protein MPQLSLSWLGLGPVAASPWLLLLLVGASWLLAHVLAWTYTFYDIVHRLRCFPQPPKRNWFWGHLGLVTPTEQGMRVVTQLVANYPQGFVTRVGPVMPLVTLCHPDMVPTVLCASAAIAPKDMVFYRFLKPWLGDGLPLSGGDKWSRHRRMLTPAFHFNILKSYVRIFNDSVNIMHAKWKRLASEGSAHLDMFEHISLMTLDSLQKCVFSFDSNCQEKPSEYIAAILELSALVTKRHQQIILHMDFLYHLTTDGRRFRRACRLVHDFTDSVIQERRRTLPDQGLDDLLKAKAKVKTLDFIDVLLLAKDEDGKELSDEDIRAEADTFMFAGHDTTASGLAWVLYNLARHPEHQERCRQEVRELLRDREPKEIEWDDLAQLPFLTMCIKESLRLHPPVTMVSRCCTQDIVLPDGRVIPKGVICLISIFGTHHNPSVWPDPEVYDPFRFDPENTKERSPLAFIPFSAGPRNCIGQTFAMTEMKVVLALTLLRFRVRPAGEEPRRKPELILRAEGGLWLRVEPLSAGPQ from the exons ATGCCGCAGCTGAGCCTGTCCTGGCTGGGACTCGGGCCTGTGGCAGCCTCCCCGTGGCTGCTCCTGTTGCTGGTCGGGgcctcctggctcctggcccaCGTCCTGGCCTGGACCTACACCTTCTATGACATTGTTCACCGCCTGCGATGCTTCCCGCAGCCCCCCAAACGGAACTGGTTTTGGGGTCACCTAGGCCTG GTCACCCCCACTGAGCAAGGCATGAGAGTTGTTACTCAGCTGGTGGCCAACTACCCCCAGGGATTTGTGACCCGGGTGGGCCCCGTCATGCCCCTTGTCACTCTCTGCCACCCCGACATGGTCCCGACTGTCCTCTGCGCCTCAG CTGCCATCGCGCCTAAGGACATGGTCTTCTACAGATTCCTGAAGCCCTGGCTGG GGGATGGGCTCCCGCTGAGTGGCGGTGACAAGTGGAGCAGGCACCGCCGCATGCTGACACCCGCCTTCCACTTCAACATCCTGAAGTCCTACGTGAGGATTTTCAATGACAGTGTGAATATCATGCAT GCCAAGTGGAAGCGCCTGGCCTCGGAGGGCAGTGCCCATCTGGACATGTTTGAGCACATCAGCCTCATGACCCTCGACAGTCTGCAGAAATGTGTCTTCAGTTTCGACAGTAACTGCCAGGA GAAGCCTAGTGAATATATTGCTGCCATCTTGGAGCTCAGTGCCCTTGTGACAAAGCGGCACCAGCAAATCATCCTGCACATGGACTTCCTGTACCACCTCACCACTGATGGACGGCGCTTCCGTAGGGCCTGCCGCCTGGTGCATGACTTCACAGATTCTGTCATCCAGGAGCGGCGTCGCACCCTCCCTGATCAGGGTCTTGATGACCTCCTCAAGGCCAAGGCTAAGGTCAAGACTTTGGACTTCATCGATGTGCTCCTGCTGGCTAAG GATGAAGATGGGAAGGAACTGTCAGATGAGGACATCCGAGCTGAAGCTGACACCTTTATGTTTGCGG GACATGACACCACAGCCAGCGGCCTCGCCTGGGTCCTGTACAACCTCGCGAGGCACCCGGAGCACCAGGAGCGGTGCCGGCAGGAGGTGCGAGAGCTCCTGAGGGACCGCGAGCCTAAAGAGATTGAGTG GGACGACCTGGCCCAGTTGCCCTTCCTGACCATGTGCATCAAGGAGAGTCTGCGGTTGCATCCCCCAGTGACAATGGTCTCCCGCTGCTGCACCCAGGACATTGTGCTCCCGGATGGCCGGGTCATCCCCAAAG GTGTTATCTGCCTCATCAGCATTTTCGGGACCCACCACAACCCATCCGTGTGGCCAGACCCTGAG GTCTATGATCCCTTTCGCTTCGACCCAGAAAACACCAAGGAGAGGTCACCTCTGGCCTTTATTCCCTTCTCAGCGGGGCCCAG GAACTGCATCGGGCAGACGTTCGCCATGACGGAGATGAAGGTGGTCCTGGCGCTCACGCTGCTGCGCTtccgcgtccggccggccgggGAGGAGCCGCGCCGGAAGCCGGAGCTGATCCTGCGCGCCGAGGGCGGACTGTGGCTGCGGGTGGAGCCGCTGAGCGCGGGCCCCCAGTGA
- the LOC123289416 gene encoding cytochrome P450 4F3 isoform X5, producing the protein MDRAPVCLLVLPGLKCPGSANITTRGSGVCLEKQDIKAAAIAPKDMVFYRFLKPWLGDGLPLSGGDKWSRHRRMLTPAFHFNILKSYVRIFNDSVNIMHAKWKRLASEGSAHLDMFEHISLMTLDSLQKCVFSFDSNCQEKPSEYIAAILELSALVTKRHQQIILHMDFLYHLTTDGRRFRRACRLVHDFTDSVIQERRRTLPDQGLDDLLKAKAKVKTLDFIDVLLLAKDEDGKELSDEDIRAEADTFMFAGHDTTASGLAWVLYNLARHPEHQERCRQEVRELLRDREPKEIEWDDLAQLPFLTMCIKESLRLHPPVTMVSRCCTQDIVLPDGRVIPKGVICLISIFGTHHNPSVWPDPEVYDPFRFDPENTKERSPLAFIPFSAGPRNCIGQTFAMTEMKVVLALTLLRFRVRPAGEEPRRKPELILRAEGGLWLRVEPLSAGPQ; encoded by the exons ATGGACAGAGCTCCTGTGTGTCTGCTGGTGCTGCCAGGACTGAAATGTCCTGGGTCTGCAAACATCACTACTCGAGGCAGTGGAGTCTGTTTGGAGAAGCAGGATATTAAAGCAG CTGCCATCGCGCCTAAGGACATGGTCTTCTACAGATTCCTGAAGCCCTGGCTGG GGGATGGGCTCCCGCTGAGTGGCGGTGACAAGTGGAGCAGGCACCGCCGCATGCTGACACCCGCCTTCCACTTCAACATCCTGAAGTCCTACGTGAGGATTTTCAATGACAGTGTGAATATCATGCAT GCCAAGTGGAAGCGCCTGGCCTCGGAGGGCAGTGCCCATCTGGACATGTTTGAGCACATCAGCCTCATGACCCTCGACAGTCTGCAGAAATGTGTCTTCAGTTTCGACAGTAACTGCCAGGA GAAGCCTAGTGAATATATTGCTGCCATCTTGGAGCTCAGTGCCCTTGTGACAAAGCGGCACCAGCAAATCATCCTGCACATGGACTTCCTGTACCACCTCACCACTGATGGACGGCGCTTCCGTAGGGCCTGCCGCCTGGTGCATGACTTCACAGATTCTGTCATCCAGGAGCGGCGTCGCACCCTCCCTGATCAGGGTCTTGATGACCTCCTCAAGGCCAAGGCTAAGGTCAAGACTTTGGACTTCATCGATGTGCTCCTGCTGGCTAAG GATGAAGATGGGAAGGAACTGTCAGATGAGGACATCCGAGCTGAAGCTGACACCTTTATGTTTGCGG GACATGACACCACAGCCAGCGGCCTCGCCTGGGTCCTGTACAACCTCGCGAGGCACCCGGAGCACCAGGAGCGGTGCCGGCAGGAGGTGCGAGAGCTCCTGAGGGACCGCGAGCCTAAAGAGATTGAGTG GGACGACCTGGCCCAGTTGCCCTTCCTGACCATGTGCATCAAGGAGAGTCTGCGGTTGCATCCCCCAGTGACAATGGTCTCCCGCTGCTGCACCCAGGACATTGTGCTCCCGGATGGCCGGGTCATCCCCAAAG GTGTTATCTGCCTCATCAGCATTTTCGGGACCCACCACAACCCATCCGTGTGGCCAGACCCTGAG GTCTATGATCCCTTTCGCTTCGACCCAGAAAACACCAAGGAGAGGTCACCTCTGGCCTTTATTCCCTTCTCAGCGGGGCCCAG GAACTGCATCGGGCAGACGTTCGCCATGACGGAGATGAAGGTGGTCCTGGCGCTCACGCTGCTGCGCTtccgcgtccggccggccgggGAGGAGCCGCGCCGGAAGCCGGAGCTGATCCTGCGCGCCGAGGGCGGACTGTGGCTGCGGGTGGAGCCGCTGAGCGCGGGCCCCCAGTGA